One region of Zingiber officinale cultivar Zhangliang chromosome 7B, Zo_v1.1, whole genome shotgun sequence genomic DNA includes:
- the LOC122007022 gene encoding pentatricopeptide repeat-containing protein At1g06143-like: protein MSGNGSAILFSSLLRCCRSLEVLKSVHATMIKSNAHQDSFFVNQFVSQCSRIRQVGYALQVSAQMAEPNVFVYNAVFGGLVQEFASRECVELYVGMLRSNVLPDGYTFSYLVKACAQLSAVELGAAVHAQIEKLGFGRQILVRTVLMDFYSSIGWIGEARKLFDEMSDRDVVSWTAMIHSHSCVGDMISARRLFDEMPERSVVSWNTMIAGYGRSGDVETANSLFNEMPEKNLVSWTTMISCYSQNKRYKEAIECFERMKAAGVSPDEVTMTTAISACAHLGALNVGRELHLYSMSNKLNFSVHLGSALVDMYAKCGCLEKALITFYKLEEKNTFCWNCIIEGLAIHGYGSDAITMFRKMNEEGKARPNFVTFVSVLSACNHSGMIEEGRRLFSSMIKDYSICPVMEHYGCMVDLLSRGGHLEEALNLMSTMPMKPNAVMWLALLSGCRIHRNMELTEISAEKLLSLEPNNSSHYMLLINIYSEGKAWEKVERVREMMKEKEVQKRTPGCSWIDINGVVREFAAGHMFQLSSEMYFLLLRLDRQLKLVGFSPE, encoded by the coding sequence ATGTCGGGGAATGGCAGTGCCATCCTCTTCTCCTCCCTATTGCGCTGTTGCCGCTCGCTCGAAGTCCTCAAATCCGTGCACGCCACCATGATCAAGAGCAACGCCCATCAAGATTCTTTCTTCGTCAACCAATTCGTCAGCCAGTGTTCTCGTATCCGCCAGGTGGGTTACGCCCTCCAAGTGTCCGCCCAAATGGCTGAGCCAAACGTATTCGTCTACAACGCTGTTTTCGGCGGCCTCGTTCAGGAGTTTGCGTCCCGCGAATGCGTGGAGTTGTACGTTGGCATGTTGAGATCCAATGTGTTGCCTGATGGGTATACTTTCTCCTACTTGGTCAAGGCGTGTGCTCAATTGTCGGCTGTGGAGCTTGGAGCAGCAGTTCATGCGCAGATCGAGAAGTTGGGATTCGGAAGGCAGATCTTAGTCCGAACTGTGCTGATGGATTTCTACTCCAGCATTGGCTGGATTGGGGAAGCAAGAaaattgtttgatgaaatgtCTGACAGAGATGTTGTTTCATGGACGGCAATGATTCATAGCCATTCTTGCGTTGGGGATATGATCTCAGCTAGGAGGCTCTTTGACGAAATGCCTGAGAGATCCGTTGTATCGTGGAATACCATGATTGCGGGATATGGAAGGTCTGGGGATGTGGAAACTGCCAATTCGCTATTCAATGAAATGCCTGAGAAGAACTTGGTCTCTTGGACCACAATGATCTCTTGTTATTCCCAGAACAAGCGGTACAAAGAGGCGATCGAGTGCTTTGAAAGAATGAAGGCTGCAGGTGTCAGCCCTGATGAAGTGACTATGACCACCGCTATATCCGCCTGTGCTCATCTTGGGGCTCTTAATGTGGGAAGAGAATTGCATCTGTATTCTATGTCCAACAAGTTGAATTTCAGTGTTCATTTGGGCTCTGCATTAGTTGATATGTATGCAAAGTGCGGGTGTTTAGAGAAAGCACTGATTACTTTTTACAAGTTGGAAGAGAAGAACACGTTTTGTTGGAATTGCATCATTGAAGGGCTTGCAATTCATGGCTATGGCAGTGATGCAATAACTATGTTCCGCAAGATGAATGAGGAAGGCAAAGCAAGGCCAAATTTTGTCACTTTTGTCAGTGTCCTAAGTGCATGTAATCATTCAGGGATGATTGAAGAGGGACGAAGGTTGTTCTCGAGCATGATAAAGGACTACTCAATATGTCCAGTGATGGAACACTATGGCTGCATGGTGGATCTTCTTAGTCGCGGTGGCCATTTGGAAGAAGCATTGAATTTGATGTCGACTATGCCAATGAAGCCCAATGCAGTAATGTGGCTGGCTTTATTATCTGGGTGTAGAATCCACCGGAACATGGAGCTCACTGAGATTTCTGCCGAGAAACTACTTAGCCTAGAACCAAATAACAGCTCACACTATATGCTTCTGATCAACATTTACAGTGAAGGCAAAGCGTGGGAGAAAGTTGAGAGGGTGAGGGAAATGATGAAGGAGAAGGAAGTGCAGAAGAGGACTCCTGGATGTAGCTGGATTGATATCAATGGGGTAGTTCGAGAATTTGCTGCTGGCCATATGTTCCAGCTCTCATCAGAGATGTACTTTTTGCTGCTTCGCTTGGATAGGCAACTGAAACTTGTTGGATTTTCACCAGAATAG
- the LOC122004093 gene encoding uncharacterized protein LOC122004093 isoform X2 — translation MKRIFSIPLFTFHTERMWKAAMLKHLASMKGHVPVSDSTQEPLSTASFTLTEATPATVTRDHSSSDPEDEVPLRARMKRLRAKRPSPATVIPLAVLPPEPSPTPRSEVNPAPAYASSKTHPASLRNARLTSLAQGERGPAQQLSLLNLLEDTSAMLMQVWTRHKELAFRVPRLAEAHKASMAREAEARSKNSKLLKELADMKLALELAEAARQVIEKSAAEEQTRLTEENARLKAEMAAYQGGEEDRWNTRKAEFLASLELNDMPGSRAALFFERGFVGAVEQFRAQDYRVPTVRSF, via the exons ATGAAACGGATATTTTCTATTCCACTGTTCACATTTCACA CTGAGAGAATGTGGAAGGCTGCCATGCTCAAACACCTTGCATCAATGAAAGGGCATGTCCCAGTCTCTGACTCGACACAAGAACCGCTGAGTACTGCGAGCTTTACTCTTACTGAAGCAACCCCTGCCACTGTCACCCGAGATCACTCCTCCTCTGATCCGGAGGACGAGGTGCCCCTACGTGCCCGAATGAAACGCCTGAGAGCAAAACGACCGTCCCCTGCAACTGTAATTCCATTAGCAGTGCTTCCACCAGAACCATCTCCCACTCCCCGGAGTGAAGTTAACCCAGCCCCTGCATATGCTTCCTCCAAGACTCATCCTGCCTCTCTTCGCAATGCCAGGTTGACGAGCCTTGCGCAGGGAGAACGAGGCCCTGCCCAACAACTCTCTCTGCTGAATCTGTTGGAAGACACCTCCGCCATGCTGATGCAA GTGTGGACTCGCCACAAGGAATTGGCCTTCCGGGTTCCCCGCCTAGCAGAGGCTCACAAAGCCAGCATGGCCAGAGAAGCGGAAGCTCGCAGCAAGAATTCCAAGTTATTAAAGGAGCTCGCTGACATGAAGCTTgccctagagttagccgaagctGCCCGGCAGGTGATAGAGAAATCGGCTGCGGAGGAGCAAACTCGTCTCACCGAAGAGAATGCGCGTTTAAAGGCTGAGATGGCTGCCTACCAGGGTGGAGAAGAAGACAGGTGGAATACTCGCAAGGCGGAATTTCTAGCTTCACTCGAGCTTAATGACATGCCGGGTTCCCGCGCTGCCCTCTTCTTTGAACGAGGTTTTGTAGGTGCCGTCGAACAATTCCGAGCTCAGGACTACCGAGTACCGACCGTCAGGAGCTTCTGA
- the LOC122004093 gene encoding uncharacterized protein LOC122004093 isoform X1: MKRIFSIPLFTFHSIAERMWKAAMLKHLASMKGHVPVSDSTQEPLSTASFTLTEATPATVTRDHSSSDPEDEVPLRARMKRLRAKRPSPATVIPLAVLPPEPSPTPRSEVNPAPAYASSKTHPASLRNARLTSLAQGERGPAQQLSLLNLLEDTSAMLMQVWTRHKELAFRVPRLAEAHKASMAREAEARSKNSKLLKELADMKLALELAEAARQVIEKSAAEEQTRLTEENARLKAEMAAYQGGEEDRWNTRKAEFLASLELNDMPGSRAALFFERGFVGAVEQFRAQDYRVPTVRSF, translated from the exons ATGAAACGGATATTTTCTATTCCACTGTTCACATTTCACAGTATTG CTGAGAGAATGTGGAAGGCTGCCATGCTCAAACACCTTGCATCAATGAAAGGGCATGTCCCAGTCTCTGACTCGACACAAGAACCGCTGAGTACTGCGAGCTTTACTCTTACTGAAGCAACCCCTGCCACTGTCACCCGAGATCACTCCTCCTCTGATCCGGAGGACGAGGTGCCCCTACGTGCCCGAATGAAACGCCTGAGAGCAAAACGACCGTCCCCTGCAACTGTAATTCCATTAGCAGTGCTTCCACCAGAACCATCTCCCACTCCCCGGAGTGAAGTTAACCCAGCCCCTGCATATGCTTCCTCCAAGACTCATCCTGCCTCTCTTCGCAATGCCAGGTTGACGAGCCTTGCGCAGGGAGAACGAGGCCCTGCCCAACAACTCTCTCTGCTGAATCTGTTGGAAGACACCTCCGCCATGCTGATGCAA GTGTGGACTCGCCACAAGGAATTGGCCTTCCGGGTTCCCCGCCTAGCAGAGGCTCACAAAGCCAGCATGGCCAGAGAAGCGGAAGCTCGCAGCAAGAATTCCAAGTTATTAAAGGAGCTCGCTGACATGAAGCTTgccctagagttagccgaagctGCCCGGCAGGTGATAGAGAAATCGGCTGCGGAGGAGCAAACTCGTCTCACCGAAGAGAATGCGCGTTTAAAGGCTGAGATGGCTGCCTACCAGGGTGGAGAAGAAGACAGGTGGAATACTCGCAAGGCGGAATTTCTAGCTTCACTCGAGCTTAATGACATGCCGGGTTCCCGCGCTGCCCTCTTCTTTGAACGAGGTTTTGTAGGTGCCGTCGAACAATTCCGAGCTCAGGACTACCGAGTACCGACCGTCAGGAGCTTCTGA
- the LOC122004093 gene encoding uncharacterized protein LOC122004093 isoform X3, which yields MWKAAMLKHLASMKGHVPVSDSTQEPLSTASFTLTEATPATVTRDHSSSDPEDEVPLRARMKRLRAKRPSPATVIPLAVLPPEPSPTPRSEVNPAPAYASSKTHPASLRNARLTSLAQGERGPAQQLSLLNLLEDTSAMLMQVWTRHKELAFRVPRLAEAHKASMAREAEARSKNSKLLKELADMKLALELAEAARQVIEKSAAEEQTRLTEENARLKAEMAAYQGGEEDRWNTRKAEFLASLELNDMPGSRAALFFERGFVGAVEQFRAQDYRVPTVRSF from the exons ATGTGGAAGGCTGCCATGCTCAAACACCTTGCATCAATGAAAGGGCATGTCCCAGTCTCTGACTCGACACAAGAACCGCTGAGTACTGCGAGCTTTACTCTTACTGAAGCAACCCCTGCCACTGTCACCCGAGATCACTCCTCCTCTGATCCGGAGGACGAGGTGCCCCTACGTGCCCGAATGAAACGCCTGAGAGCAAAACGACCGTCCCCTGCAACTGTAATTCCATTAGCAGTGCTTCCACCAGAACCATCTCCCACTCCCCGGAGTGAAGTTAACCCAGCCCCTGCATATGCTTCCTCCAAGACTCATCCTGCCTCTCTTCGCAATGCCAGGTTGACGAGCCTTGCGCAGGGAGAACGAGGCCCTGCCCAACAACTCTCTCTGCTGAATCTGTTGGAAGACACCTCCGCCATGCTGATGCAA GTGTGGACTCGCCACAAGGAATTGGCCTTCCGGGTTCCCCGCCTAGCAGAGGCTCACAAAGCCAGCATGGCCAGAGAAGCGGAAGCTCGCAGCAAGAATTCCAAGTTATTAAAGGAGCTCGCTGACATGAAGCTTgccctagagttagccgaagctGCCCGGCAGGTGATAGAGAAATCGGCTGCGGAGGAGCAAACTCGTCTCACCGAAGAGAATGCGCGTTTAAAGGCTGAGATGGCTGCCTACCAGGGTGGAGAAGAAGACAGGTGGAATACTCGCAAGGCGGAATTTCTAGCTTCACTCGAGCTTAATGACATGCCGGGTTCCCGCGCTGCCCTCTTCTTTGAACGAGGTTTTGTAGGTGCCGTCGAACAATTCCGAGCTCAGGACTACCGAGTACCGACCGTCAGGAGCTTCTGA